The Mus caroli chromosome 1, CAROLI_EIJ_v1.1, whole genome shotgun sequence genome has a window encoding:
- the Prdx6 gene encoding peroxiredoxin-6, translating into MPGGLLLGDEAPNFEANTTIGRIRFHDFLGDSWGILFSHPRDFTPVCTTELGRAAKLAPEFAKRNVKLIALSIDSVEDHLAWSKDINAYNGETPTEKLPFPIIDDKGRDLAILLGMLDPVEKDANNMPVTARVVFIFGPDKKLKLSILYPATTGRNFDEILRVVDSLQLTGTKPVATPVDWKKGESVMVVPTLSEEEAKQCFPKGVFTKELPSGKKYLRYTPQP; encoded by the exons ATGCCCGGAGGGTTGCTGCTCGGGGACGAAGCCCCCAACTTTGAGGCCAATACCACCATCGGCCGTATCCGCTTCCACGATTTCCTGGGAGATTC ATGGGGCATTCTCTTTTCCCACCCACGGGACTTTACCccagtgtgcaccacagaacttGGCAGAGCTGCAAAGCTGGCGCCAGAGTTTGCCAAGAGGAATGTTAAGTTGATTGCTCTTTCAATAGACAGTGTTGAGGACCATCTTGCCTGGAGCAAG GACATCAATGCTTACAATGGTGAAACACCCACGGAAAAGTTGCCATTTCCCATCATTGATGATAAGGGCAGGGACCTTGCCATCCTTTTGGGCATGTTGGATCCAGTCGAGAAGGATGCTAACAACATGCCTGTGACGGCCCGTGTG GTGTTCATTTTTGGCCCTGACAAGAAACTGAAGCTGTCTATCCTCTACCCTGCCACCACGGGCAGGAACTTTGATGAGATTCTCAGAGTGGTTGACTCTCTCCAGCTGACAGGCACAAAGCCGGTGGCCACCCCAGTTGACTGGAAG AAGGGAGAGAGCGTGATGGTAGTTCCCACCCTCTCCGAAGAGGAAGCCAAACAATGTTTCCCTAAAGGAGTCTTCACCAAAGAGCTCCCGTCTGGCAAAAAATACCTCCGTTATACACCCCAGCCTTAA